In Pseudovibrio brasiliensis, the following are encoded in one genomic region:
- a CDS encoding sugar ABC transporter ATP-binding protein, giving the protein MSEQPILELRNISKSFGAVKALQGVSFELRTGEIHALAGENGAGKSTMMNIIDGILQPSEGEIILRGETVTIDGPADAQKRGIGLVHQEIALCPDVSVAENIFMAATNARRSLFMNYAELKKKAAEILARLSPVDPNVNVEKISISNQQIVEIAKALTLDCEILILDEPTAALTETEAVALFKIMQKLKEDGISIIYISHRMAEIFEQCDRVTVLRDGKYICTDNVADITPDDLIGKLVGRDLGDLYPPKAEDIDASATPLLRVKDLTDPERFRNISFDLRPGEILGIGGLIGSGRSEILQGICSLYHHDSGVVELGGETFRINSYQESIKKGIVYLSEDRKGEGVFLDLSIAQNVSALDVDQVSTATGVLDRKAELEQAKTLGERLNLKHGGLDLPVSSLSGGNQQKVAIAKMLSVNPKIILMDEPTRGIDVGAKVEIHALLRRLAEEGIGLVVVSSELPELIGLCDRILVICEGELSGEVGPDEMTEERIMELASGLRTSKTAA; this is encoded by the coding sequence ATGAGCGAGCAGCCAATTCTGGAACTGCGCAACATCAGCAAATCATTCGGAGCGGTCAAAGCGTTGCAAGGCGTCTCATTTGAACTGCGAACTGGCGAAATCCACGCCCTTGCAGGTGAAAACGGAGCAGGCAAGTCCACCATGATGAACATCATTGACGGCATCCTGCAGCCCAGCGAAGGCGAGATCATCCTGCGCGGAGAAACTGTCACCATTGACGGCCCTGCTGATGCGCAAAAGCGCGGCATTGGGCTGGTCCATCAGGAAATTGCGTTGTGTCCGGATGTGTCTGTGGCAGAAAACATCTTCATGGCAGCCACAAACGCCCGCCGCTCTTTGTTCATGAACTACGCAGAGCTCAAGAAAAAAGCGGCAGAAATCCTTGCTCGCCTCTCACCAGTTGACCCCAATGTAAACGTCGAAAAAATCTCGATTTCCAACCAACAGATCGTCGAGATTGCCAAGGCGCTGACTTTGGACTGCGAAATCCTCATTCTCGACGAGCCGACTGCAGCGCTGACGGAAACTGAAGCGGTCGCTCTCTTCAAAATCATGCAAAAGCTGAAAGAAGATGGCATCAGCATCATCTACATCAGCCACCGCATGGCAGAAATCTTTGAGCAGTGTGACCGAGTCACCGTCCTGCGCGATGGCAAGTACATCTGCACCGACAATGTGGCTGATATCACCCCGGATGATCTGATCGGCAAGCTGGTAGGCCGTGATCTGGGTGATCTCTACCCACCCAAGGCAGAAGACATTGATGCTTCCGCAACGCCTTTGCTGCGAGTGAAAGACTTGACCGACCCGGAGCGTTTCCGAAATATCAGTTTTGACCTGCGCCCCGGCGAAATCCTCGGCATCGGCGGCTTGATCGGCTCTGGCAGAAGCGAAATCCTGCAAGGTATCTGCAGTCTCTATCATCACGACTCTGGAGTGGTGGAGCTGGGCGGTGAAACCTTCCGCATCAACTCCTATCAGGAGAGCATCAAAAAAGGCATCGTCTACCTTTCGGAAGACCGCAAAGGTGAGGGGGTCTTCCTCGATCTTTCTATCGCACAGAACGTTTCGGCTCTGGACGTAGACCAAGTCTCAACTGCTACAGGTGTGCTGGACCGGAAAGCTGAGCTTGAACAAGCCAAAACACTGGGTGAGCGCCTCAACCTCAAACATGGCGGATTGGATTTGCCGGTTTCCTCCCTCAGCGGCGGAAATCAGCAAAAAGTGGCCATTGCCAAGATGCTCTCGGTAAACCCGAAAATCATCCTCATGGACGAACCCACACGCGGCATTGATGTAGGCGCAAAAGTAGAGATCCACGCGCTGCTCCGTAGACTGGCAGAGGAAGGCATCGGCCTTGTGGTCGTCTCCTCTGAACTTCCCGAGTTGATCGGTCTGTGTGACCGCATTCTCGTGATCTGCGAAGGCGAGCTCAGTGGTGAAGTTGGGCCAGATGAAATGACCGAAGAACGCATCATGGAACTGGCGTCTGGCTTGCGCACCAGCAAAACCGCCGCCTGA
- a CDS encoding ABC transporter ATP-binding protein, translating into MNTPNTLTVKNLKTHFFTKAGVVKAVDDVSFSVKPGEILGLVGESGSGKTVTGFSLIGLVDEPGRVVGGSILLNGDDLARKDEKQWRELRGKKIAMIFQDPMMTLNPVLRIDTQMIEAIQAHEDISKQAARERCREALVRVGIASPDERLTSYPHQFSGGMRQRVAIAIALLHEPDLIIADEPTTALDVTIQAQILYEVRKLCSETGMSLIWVTHDLAVISGLADRIAVMYAGRIVEQGSIDEVLDAPLHPYTKGLIESVPSRNKRGAKLYQIPGMTPSLLNLPAGCAFASRCPAKQSDCLVAAPEITQLGEDRHVRCFHPVKQEEMA; encoded by the coding sequence ATGAACACGCCAAACACACTCACAGTCAAAAACCTCAAAACCCACTTCTTCACCAAGGCAGGTGTGGTCAAAGCCGTTGACGATGTCAGCTTCTCCGTCAAACCCGGAGAAATCCTTGGTCTCGTTGGTGAGAGTGGCTCCGGCAAAACCGTGACGGGCTTCTCGTTGATCGGTCTGGTGGACGAACCGGGCAGGGTGGTTGGTGGCTCAATCCTCCTCAATGGGGATGATCTGGCCAGAAAAGACGAAAAACAGTGGCGCGAACTACGGGGCAAGAAGATCGCTATGATCTTTCAGGACCCCATGATGACTCTCAATCCCGTCCTGCGCATCGACACGCAGATGATTGAAGCCATTCAGGCCCATGAAGACATCTCCAAACAAGCAGCCAGAGAACGCTGCCGCGAAGCTCTGGTACGCGTCGGCATCGCCTCGCCAGATGAACGCCTCACATCCTACCCGCATCAGTTCTCCGGCGGCATGCGCCAGCGCGTTGCCATCGCCATCGCATTATTGCACGAGCCGGATCTGATCATCGCCGATGAACCAACAACGGCGCTCGATGTCACCATTCAGGCGCAGATCCTCTACGAAGTCCGCAAGCTGTGTTCCGAAACCGGCATGTCCCTCATCTGGGTCACGCATGATCTGGCGGTCATCAGTGGTTTGGCGGACAGGATCGCAGTCATGTACGCTGGGCGGATTGTAGAGCAGGGCAGCATCGATGAAGTGCTGGACGCCCCACTGCACCCTTACACCAAGGGCCTCATTGAATCCGTCCCAAGCCGCAACAAACGTGGTGCGAAGCTCTATCAGATCCCCGGTATGACGCCATCACTGCTCAACCTACCCGCTGGCTGCGCCTTCGCCAGCCGCTGTCCGGCAAAACAGAGCGATTGTCTGGTCGCAGCACCAGAAATCACGCAATTGGGAGAGGATCGGCATGTGCGTTGCTTCCACCCTGTAAAGCAGGAGGAAATGGCATGA
- a CDS encoding LysR family transcriptional regulator, with amino-acid sequence MSDTPTRPRLSLREFEVLRAVISVRKTTAAAARLGISQPAVSRAIKHLEERLGKTLFNRDSGRLVPTSDALALNEKLEPVFEMLAGIENETFVSQHSSKPLRLAAPPTISHRFLLGVIAEFIKAYPGQKVELEIGTSSDVRNHVAEGHADLGITDGLSKHAGLTLEPLRSAIAHAVLHRDHPLASKAFIEPEDFDGQDFVALTRRFPVRAILERMFAERGIRPNIVAESSTAVSVSELVHAGVGVSVLNPFPVARNHPETLVFLPFKPRISYLNAFILPATTPSTPIARKFIEFTRAFEIEDPYSTPA; translated from the coding sequence ATGTCCGATACCCCTACCCGTCCACGCTTGAGCCTTCGAGAGTTTGAAGTTTTACGCGCCGTTATCAGCGTTCGGAAAACAACTGCAGCCGCTGCCCGCCTTGGAATTTCGCAGCCAGCGGTGAGCCGTGCGATCAAGCATTTGGAAGAGCGACTAGGCAAAACCCTGTTTAATCGCGACAGCGGACGGCTGGTACCGACCTCTGATGCGCTGGCGCTGAATGAGAAGCTTGAGCCGGTTTTTGAGATGTTGGCGGGCATTGAGAACGAGACCTTTGTTTCTCAGCACAGCAGCAAGCCGCTACGTCTAGCAGCTCCCCCGACAATCTCACACCGCTTCCTGCTTGGTGTGATCGCAGAGTTCATCAAGGCTTATCCGGGGCAGAAGGTGGAGCTGGAGATTGGGACATCCTCTGATGTGCGCAATCATGTGGCTGAAGGGCATGCGGACCTTGGGATTACGGATGGGCTTTCCAAGCATGCAGGACTGACGCTGGAACCACTGCGATCGGCCATTGCGCATGCTGTTTTGCATCGGGACCATCCCCTTGCCAGCAAAGCGTTTATTGAACCTGAGGATTTTGACGGGCAGGATTTCGTAGCCCTCACCCGTCGGTTTCCGGTGCGCGCTATTTTGGAGCGCATGTTTGCGGAGCGGGGAATTCGGCCTAATATTGTTGCCGAATCTTCTACCGCCGTCTCCGTGAGTGAGCTGGTGCATGCAGGTGTAGGTGTCAGCGTCCTCAACCCGTTTCCTGTGGCGCGAAACCATCCAGAAACGCTGGTTTTTCTTCCATTTAAGCCGCGTATTTCCTACCTCAACGCCTTCATATTGCCTGCAACGACACCCAGCACTCCAATCGCCAGAAAATTCATTGAGTTCACACGCGCCTTCGAGATTGAGGACCCATATTCAACACCAGCCTAG
- a CDS encoding N-formylglutamate amidohydrolase, with translation MPQSIENVLKIHRSTELTSPLVVDSPHSGEIYPADFRSCVPASRYKCAEDRYVHELFEKAAETGGVYLEALFPRIYIDPNRRADNIDPATIKGWTRAAKPDFRSDLGKGLIWTEAPPTSGPLYDRELSVAEIENRIDAYYTPYYDALTRLMEQAHARFGVAYHLDCHSMQAVSTVMHETGAGEKRPDITLSDREGATCDPEYINTAKDILISLGYEVKINDPYKGAELVIHTGRPQQGWHSLQIEVSRGLYMSEVTLEKYPNFPNLQHDLGTFVNRLSDYTKQKITEPA, from the coding sequence TTGCCCCAATCCATTGAAAATGTTCTGAAAATCCATCGTTCTACGGAGCTGACAAGTCCTCTGGTGGTGGACTCTCCTCATTCTGGAGAGATCTATCCAGCCGACTTCCGCTCCTGCGTCCCAGCCAGTCGCTACAAATGCGCAGAAGACAGATACGTCCACGAACTCTTCGAAAAAGCCGCAGAAACCGGCGGCGTCTACCTCGAAGCTCTGTTTCCTCGCATTTACATTGACCCCAATCGCCGAGCAGACAACATTGACCCCGCCACTATCAAAGGCTGGACACGAGCTGCAAAACCAGATTTCCGCAGTGACCTCGGCAAAGGCCTCATCTGGACAGAAGCCCCACCCACCAGTGGTCCGCTTTATGATCGTGAGTTGAGCGTTGCGGAGATCGAAAACCGCATAGATGCCTATTACACGCCCTACTACGACGCCCTAACCCGGCTCATGGAACAAGCTCACGCCCGTTTCGGTGTGGCCTATCATCTGGATTGCCACAGCATGCAGGCAGTCTCAACGGTGATGCATGAAACCGGAGCAGGCGAGAAGCGACCCGATATCACCTTGAGTGACCGCGAAGGGGCAACCTGCGATCCTGAGTACATCAACACGGCGAAGGATATTCTGATCAGCCTCGGTTATGAAGTGAAGATCAACGATCCCTACAAAGGAGCTGAACTGGTCATTCACACAGGCCGCCCACAACAGGGCTGGCACTCCCTCCAGATCGAAGTCAGCCGAGGTCTCTACATGAGCGAAGTAACGCTCGAAAAATACCCGAACTTCCCCAACCTCCAGCACGACCTAGGCACCTTCGTGAATCGCCTCTCCGACTACACAAAACAAAAAATCACCGAACCCGCCTAA
- a CDS encoding ABC transporter permease, giving the protein MTIETSLKPPRKKLFSGETPMGRFLSEFVESKVAVVAALLLFTIIAAALFAPWITPQNPYDLAQVSVLDARMEPGAESFDGYTFWLGTDGAGRDLFSAILYGLRISLSVGVTSGIIALIIGMSVGLIAAYAGGRTETFIMRIVDLQLSFPASLVALMLLALLGKGVDKIILALVVAQWAYYARTVRGTALVERGKEYVEAVTCLGLSHARVLFLHIMPNCLPPLIVVGTVQTAHAIALEATLSFLGVGLPQTEPSLGLLIANGFEYVISGKYWISFFPGIALLVTVVSINLVGDQLRDVLNPRLRK; this is encoded by the coding sequence ATGACTATAGAAACAAGCCTCAAACCACCGCGAAAGAAGCTCTTTTCAGGCGAAACGCCTATGGGCCGTTTCCTTTCAGAGTTTGTTGAGAGCAAAGTCGCTGTTGTTGCAGCACTTCTCCTCTTCACGATCATTGCAGCCGCGCTCTTCGCACCATGGATCACACCGCAAAACCCTTACGATCTGGCGCAAGTCAGCGTTCTGGATGCGCGCATGGAGCCCGGTGCGGAAAGCTTTGACGGCTACACCTTCTGGCTGGGCACAGATGGAGCAGGGCGCGATCTCTTCTCCGCCATCCTCTACGGTCTGCGTATCTCCCTCTCTGTTGGTGTCACAAGCGGCATCATTGCGCTGATCATTGGTATGTCCGTTGGCCTGATTGCTGCTTATGCCGGAGGTCGCACCGAAACCTTCATCATGCGCATTGTGGACCTGCAGCTCTCCTTTCCAGCCTCTCTGGTTGCTCTGATGTTGCTGGCTTTGCTGGGCAAGGGTGTCGATAAAATTATCCTCGCTCTGGTCGTCGCGCAATGGGCCTATTACGCCCGAACGGTGAGGGGAACCGCACTAGTCGAACGCGGTAAGGAGTACGTGGAAGCTGTCACGTGCCTCGGTCTCAGCCATGCCCGCGTGCTCTTCCTGCACATCATGCCCAACTGCCTGCCACCACTTATTGTGGTGGGAACCGTGCAGACTGCCCACGCCATCGCACTGGAAGCCACTCTGTCATTCCTCGGCGTTGGCCTGCCGCAGACAGAACCATCCCTCGGCTTGCTCATCGCCAATGGCTTTGAGTATGTGATCAGTGGCAAATACTGGATCTCGTTCTTCCCCGGCATAGCTCTGCTCGTCACCGTGGTTTCCATAAATCTGGTGGGAGATCAGCTGCGCGATGTCCTCAATCCGCGACTGAGGAAGTGA
- a CDS encoding substrate-binding domain-containing protein — MKKFIAGLGLAAVLGATAPATAGQDNPFQCEEGETYVMNVMVSGVEYWFPVYEMFKQAAQQMGCKTVYTGTPEYDVNKQLASFEQALAKQPAGILLHPMNSDPFIEPINRATEMGIPVVTFAADSPNSKRVSYITSNNVSEGKYAADAVAEAMDGKGKYAVLENPGQDNHDVRVKSFIARMEEKWPDMKLATRAASNQDPTKAYNAVQSMAQAHPDLGAIFMPEANSALGAAQAAKELGGKIKIMHADVNAKMLDLIKAGEVFGAVNPNQGVQGYMGFMMLWLANHSDLIDPMNDYKSAGFNPMGVPYLDNGFSIVTAANADDFYWDKYLKRRGTKGINE, encoded by the coding sequence ATGAAAAAGTTTATTGCCGGACTTGGTCTGGCTGCTGTTCTTGGGGCAACAGCACCAGCAACCGCAGGACAGGACAATCCATTCCAGTGTGAAGAAGGCGAAACCTACGTCATGAACGTGATGGTTTCCGGTGTTGAATACTGGTTCCCGGTCTATGAAATGTTCAAGCAGGCTGCGCAGCAGATGGGTTGTAAAACCGTCTACACCGGCACACCGGAATATGACGTCAACAAACAGCTCGCCAGCTTTGAGCAGGCTCTGGCAAAGCAGCCAGCAGGCATTTTGCTGCACCCAATGAACTCTGACCCGTTCATCGAGCCAATCAACCGCGCAACGGAAATGGGAATTCCGGTTGTGACGTTTGCTGCGGACTCTCCAAACTCCAAGCGTGTTTCCTACATCACCTCAAACAATGTCAGCGAAGGCAAATACGCTGCTGATGCAGTTGCTGAGGCGATGGACGGCAAAGGCAAATACGCTGTTTTAGAAAATCCGGGTCAGGACAACCATGATGTACGCGTAAAAAGCTTTATCGCTCGCATGGAAGAAAAATGGCCTGATATGAAGCTCGCAACCCGCGCGGCTTCCAATCAGGACCCAACCAAAGCCTACAACGCCGTGCAGTCCATGGCTCAGGCTCATCCTGACCTTGGCGCGATCTTCATGCCAGAAGCAAACTCTGCTCTTGGTGCAGCTCAGGCGGCAAAAGAGCTCGGCGGCAAGATCAAGATCATGCATGCTGACGTCAACGCGAAGATGCTGGACCTGATCAAAGCAGGTGAAGTGTTTGGAGCAGTGAACCCGAACCAGGGCGTTCAGGGCTACATGGGCTTCATGATGCTGTGGCTGGCAAACCATAGCGACCTCATCGATCCGATGAATGACTACAAGTCCGCAGGCTTCAACCCAATGGGTGTGCCTTACCTCGACAACGGCTTCTCCATCGTGACAGCCGCCAACGCCGATGACTTCTACTGGGACAAGTATCTGAAGCGTCGCGGCACCAAAGGCATCAACGAGTAA
- a CDS encoding ABC transporter substrate-binding protein, with product MIKLQKWLAGTASAMLLMGGVASAEDLTIGLSSEPSAIDPHYHNLGPNNMIAYHMFDRLIHQNEKQQLQPGLATSWKPINATTWELKLREGVVFHDGNPFNADDVVFSFERAPNVPNSPSSFATYTKGKTVKKIDDYTIHITTEKPYPLVPNDISTVSIISVEAGTDATTEMYNAGTATVGSGPYKFAEYVPGDRIVLEANADYWGAKPKWDKVTFKPIKSGPSRVAALLAGDVDLINGVPTTDIEVLSSNDKVSLWQGPSNRVIYLHLDHDRDDSPFVKAMGGGAITNPLKDQRVREAISKAISRDLIVERVMEGVAVKAGQLLPDGFFGVSENLKPVEYDAKGAKELLAAAGVGDGFELRIHGPNDRYINDAKIVEAIAQMLNRVGIKTDVETMPRSVYFKRASRGGPNNTPEFSMVLVGWGAGSGEASSPLRSLIHTYDKDKGFGSSNRGRYSNAEVDAMIEEALATVDDEKRQDLLAKATEIAINDQAIIPLHYQVNTWATRKGLQYLPRTDEYTLSWGVSAE from the coding sequence ATGATTAAGCTGCAGAAATGGCTTGCTGGAACAGCAAGTGCCATGTTGCTTATGGGTGGAGTGGCTTCAGCTGAAGATCTGACCATCGGTTTGTCTTCAGAGCCAAGCGCGATTGACCCGCACTACCACAATCTGGGCCCGAACAATATGATCGCCTATCATATGTTCGACCGCCTTATTCACCAAAACGAGAAACAGCAGCTGCAGCCCGGTTTGGCAACCAGCTGGAAGCCAATCAACGCCACCACATGGGAGTTGAAACTGCGTGAAGGCGTGGTGTTCCATGATGGCAATCCGTTCAATGCGGATGATGTGGTGTTCTCGTTTGAGCGCGCACCAAATGTGCCAAACTCACCATCCAGTTTCGCCACATACACCAAAGGCAAAACGGTCAAAAAGATTGATGACTACACAATCCATATCACGACCGAAAAGCCTTATCCGCTTGTTCCAAATGACATTTCAACGGTCAGCATCATCTCTGTAGAAGCAGGAACTGATGCAACAACCGAGATGTACAACGCCGGTACAGCGACCGTTGGTTCAGGCCCTTATAAGTTCGCTGAATATGTGCCGGGCGACCGCATTGTGCTGGAAGCAAATGCTGACTACTGGGGCGCAAAGCCGAAGTGGGACAAGGTAACCTTCAAGCCAATCAAATCCGGCCCATCTCGCGTGGCTGCTTTGCTGGCGGGTGATGTTGACCTGATCAACGGCGTCCCAACAACAGACATTGAAGTGCTGAGCAGCAACGACAAAGTCTCTTTGTGGCAAGGCCCGTCCAACCGCGTCATCTACCTGCATCTGGATCATGATCGCGACGACAGCCCATTCGTAAAAGCCATGGGTGGCGGAGCCATCACGAACCCGCTGAAAGACCAGCGTGTTCGTGAGGCGATCTCTAAGGCCATCAGCCGTGATCTGATCGTTGAGCGTGTGATGGAAGGTGTTGCCGTCAAAGCAGGCCAGCTTCTGCCAGACGGGTTCTTCGGTGTCAGCGAAAACCTGAAGCCAGTTGAGTACGATGCAAAGGGAGCAAAAGAGCTTCTGGCCGCTGCAGGTGTTGGCGATGGCTTCGAGCTGCGCATCCACGGCCCGAATGATCGCTACATCAACGATGCTAAGATCGTGGAAGCCATCGCACAGATGCTCAACCGCGTGGGCATCAAAACCGATGTAGAAACCATGCCGCGTTCTGTTTACTTCAAACGCGCATCTCGCGGTGGTCCAAACAACACACCAGAATTCTCAATGGTTCTCGTAGGTTGGGGCGCTGGTTCCGGTGAAGCATCGTCTCCGCTGCGCTCTCTCATCCATACCTACGACAAGGACAAGGGCTTCGGCTCTTCCAACCGTGGCCGCTACTCCAATGCTGAAGTAGACGCCATGATCGAGGAAGCTCTGGCCACCGTTGATGATGAAAAGCGTCAGGATCTGCTGGCCAAAGCAACCGAGATTGCCATCAACGATCAGGCGATCATTCCGCTGCACTATCAGGTGAACACATGGGCGACCCGCAAGGGCCTCCAGTACCTGCCGCGCACGGATGAATACACCCTGTCCTGGGGCGTATCCGCTGAGTAA
- a CDS encoding ABC transporter permease — MSVFILRRLMQSGIVMIAMSVIVFFGVNVVGDPIDMLVAPDADQAEIERVIRDFGLDKPVWQQYMVFVSNAFKGDLGTSFVFGESALKLIVERMPATLELAFMALLMAIIIGIPLGLYAGLRPNAISSRLIMSGSILGFSLPTFWVGIMMIMLFAVMLDWVPATGRGDTISVLGMQVSFPTADGFSHIVLPALNLALLKISLVIRLTRAGVREVMHMDFIKFARAKGLSASRIVMVHLFKNIMIPVVTVLGLEFGSLIAFSVVTETIFAWPGMGKLLIDAIQQLDRPIIVAYLMIIVVLFVVINLIVDILYSILDPRVRLQDATS, encoded by the coding sequence ATGTCTGTCTTCATTCTCAGACGCCTGATGCAAAGTGGCATAGTCATGATTGCTATGTCCGTCATTGTATTCTTTGGCGTGAATGTGGTGGGTGATCCCATCGATATGCTGGTCGCACCGGATGCGGATCAGGCCGAGATTGAGCGCGTGATCCGCGACTTCGGCCTCGATAAACCTGTGTGGCAGCAATACATGGTTTTTGTCAGCAACGCGTTTAAAGGCGACTTAGGCACCTCCTTTGTCTTCGGTGAGTCAGCCCTGAAACTCATCGTAGAACGTATGCCCGCCACGCTAGAGCTTGCCTTCATGGCGCTCCTCATGGCCATAATCATCGGAATTCCGCTCGGCCTCTATGCAGGCTTGCGTCCCAACGCCATCTCCTCACGCCTCATCATGAGCGGCTCAATTCTGGGCTTCTCGCTGCCCACATTCTGGGTCGGCATCATGATGATCATGCTCTTTGCAGTGATGCTCGATTGGGTACCTGCCACAGGACGCGGAGACACCATCTCGGTGCTTGGCATGCAGGTCTCGTTCCCCACCGCAGATGGCTTCTCTCACATTGTTCTGCCAGCATTAAACCTCGCACTCCTGAAGATCTCTCTGGTCATCCGCCTGACGCGGGCAGGGGTGCGTGAAGTCATGCATATGGACTTCATCAAGTTCGCCCGCGCAAAGGGCCTGTCCGCCAGCCGCATTGTCATGGTGCACCTGTTCAAGAACATCATGATTCCGGTGGTTACCGTCCTTGGTCTTGAGTTTGGCTCCCTCATCGCCTTTTCCGTGGTGACGGAAACCATCTTCGCGTGGCCCGGCATGGGCAAGCTGCTCATCGATGCCATTCAGCAGCTCGATCGGCCAATCATCGTGGCTTATCTGATGATCATCGTGGTGCTCTTCGTCGTCATCAACCTGATTGTTGACATCCTCTATTCCATTTTGGACCCGCGCGTGCGGCTTCAGGATGCGACAAGCTAA
- a CDS encoding ABC transporter ATP-binding protein, with protein MTLLETPVIELQGVSKRFTKKLDLAEKTLRFFGSSLKEQVVHAVDDVSLSIAPGEVVGLVGESGCGKSTLGRVVAGIHEASDGTVHFHGDNVKQLSGADAKNAQLKVQMIFQDPMSSLNPRKRVSDIIGEAPRVHGLVSKAELSDYVDQMLLRVGLDPDFKTRYPHQFSGGQRQRIGIARALAVNPEFLVCDESIAALDVSIQAQVINLFMDLRAQLGLTYLFISHDLGVVEHLSDRVVIMYLGRVVEIAKTDELFAKPNHPYTQALLREVPRIDARKQVYEPIKGEIPSPLAPPSGCHFHPRCPFATKRCAESQPALREIAPGHVSACHLNDG; from the coding sequence ATGACGCTTCTGGAAACACCGGTCATCGAGCTGCAAGGCGTCTCCAAGCGCTTCACCAAAAAGCTGGACCTTGCTGAGAAAACACTTCGTTTCTTCGGTTCCAGCCTTAAGGAGCAGGTAGTTCACGCGGTCGATGATGTCTCGCTCAGCATCGCACCAGGTGAAGTTGTTGGCCTTGTTGGTGAAAGCGGCTGCGGAAAATCCACGCTGGGCCGTGTCGTCGCAGGCATTCACGAGGCCAGTGACGGCACCGTTCATTTCCACGGAGACAACGTCAAACAACTCTCTGGAGCAGACGCCAAAAACGCTCAGCTCAAGGTGCAGATGATCTTTCAGGACCCCATGTCCTCCCTCAACCCGCGCAAACGGGTGAGTGATATCATCGGCGAAGCGCCTCGTGTTCATGGCCTTGTCTCAAAAGCAGAACTGTCTGACTACGTAGACCAAATGCTCCTGCGTGTCGGGCTCGATCCAGACTTCAAAACCCGCTACCCGCACCAGTTTTCCGGCGGACAGCGCCAGCGCATCGGCATTGCCCGTGCTTTGGCGGTTAACCCGGAGTTCCTCGTGTGTGACGAGTCCATCGCTGCGCTTGATGTGTCTATCCAGGCGCAGGTCATCAACCTTTTCATGGACTTGCGCGCACAACTCGGCCTCACTTACCTGTTCATCAGTCATGATCTCGGCGTGGTGGAACACCTCTCTGATCGTGTTGTGATCATGTATCTGGGCCGTGTGGTTGAGATCGCAAAAACAGATGAACTCTTCGCCAAACCCAATCACCCGTACACGCAAGCTTTGTTGCGCGAAGTCCCGCGCATTGATGCCCGCAAGCAGGTGTATGAACCAATCAAAGGCGAGATCCCATCACCACTGGCACCACCAAGCGGATGTCATTTCCATCCGCGCTGCCCATTTGCCACCAAACGCTGCGCTGAGAGCCAACCGGCCCTAAGGGAAATTGCTCCCGGTCATGTCTCCGCCTGTCACCTGAATGACGGCTGA